In a single window of the Deinococcus yavapaiensis KR-236 genome:
- a CDS encoding TVP38/TMEM64 family protein — protein MNASPFDARSSARRSLLDILILGGLLLGAVSSYFFVPDVREFANAALAALRVGDEARLRDLVAGFGVWGPIALLALNLVQAVLAALPALPIMIVSVLAYGPLWGGLLAWSGLLLASSLGYWIGRTLGGRAMERFVNPKAAVDIHDFVERYGFWAIVAARLSPLLPSDAVSIVAGTAKYGFRKFLLSTALGSSPVIVLIVLVGADVARLLWTLGLASVVTVVAFGLMVRRDRRNNHGVHTLDE, from the coding sequence ATGAACGCCTCGCCTTTCGACGCCCGAAGTTCGGCACGTCGCTCGCTCCTCGACATTCTGATTCTCGGCGGCCTGCTGTTGGGAGCGGTCTCGTCGTACTTCTTCGTGCCCGACGTGCGCGAATTTGCCAACGCGGCCTTGGCGGCGTTGCGCGTGGGAGACGAGGCTCGGCTTCGCGACCTCGTGGCAGGGTTCGGCGTGTGGGGTCCCATCGCGCTGCTCGCGCTGAATCTCGTTCAGGCCGTGCTCGCCGCGCTGCCCGCCTTGCCGATCATGATCGTGTCCGTCCTCGCGTACGGGCCGCTGTGGGGCGGGCTCTTGGCGTGGAGCGGGCTGCTGCTCGCGTCGAGCCTCGGCTACTGGATCGGCCGAACGCTCGGCGGGCGGGCGATGGAGCGCTTCGTGAATCCGAAGGCGGCGGTCGACATTCACGATTTCGTGGAGCGTTACGGTTTTTGGGCGATCGTGGCCGCGCGCCTCTCTCCCCTGCTACCGTCGGACGCGGTGAGCATCGTGGCGGGCACCGCGAAGTACGGCTTTCGCAAGTTCTTGCTGTCGACGGCCCTCGGGTCGTCGCCGGTGATCGTGCTGATCGTCCTCGTGGGCGCGGACGTCGCGCGGTTGCTGTGGACGCTGGGGCTCGCGAGCGTCGTGACGGTCGTCGCCTTCGGGCTGATGGTGCGGCGAGATCGCCGGAACAACCACGGCGTGCATACTCTTGACGAATAA
- a CDS encoding alpha/beta fold hydrolase, translating to MKRHTSVSDFSVRPEPALGASAATFAERSAVRVYGDGERTLLFAHGFCCTQRVFEAQVRAFRDSHRVVTYDLAGFGEADASLWSARRYATLEGYALDLVRLIEELGLRRVTFVGASMSAMTGLIASTICPERFDALVFVAGSPRYLDDDGYVGGFDRAFLDAFYAMVNGRARWRDAVRDMLLGEAAAVTLEDVAQGVDCVLPDVVRVVGQAIFEADFRAWLPHCTLPVLVTQTRADAAVPEAVGRYLASTLVNARLELLPGVGHLPMRTEPEAFNAALRAFMARSSRS from the coding sequence ATGAAGCGACACACCTCGGTCTCCGACTTCTCGGTGCGCCCGGAGCCTGCCCTCGGCGCATCCGCCGCGACCTTCGCCGAGCGCTCGGCCGTACGCGTGTACGGCGACGGCGAAAGGACGTTGCTGTTCGCGCACGGCTTTTGCTGCACGCAGCGCGTCTTCGAAGCGCAAGTGAGAGCGTTTCGGGATTCGCACCGCGTCGTGACGTACGACCTCGCCGGTTTCGGTGAAGCCGACGCGAGCTTGTGGAGCGCGCGGCGTTACGCGACGCTGGAAGGCTACGCGCTCGACCTCGTGCGCTTGATCGAGGAGCTCGGCTTGCGGCGCGTCACCTTCGTCGGGGCGTCCATGAGCGCCATGACGGGCCTCATCGCCTCCACGATCTGCCCCGAGCGCTTCGACGCCCTCGTCTTCGTGGCGGGCTCGCCGCGTTACCTCGACGACGACGGGTACGTCGGCGGCTTCGACCGCGCGTTCCTGGACGCCTTCTACGCGATGGTGAACGGTCGCGCCCGCTGGCGGGACGCCGTGCGCGACATGCTGCTCGGCGAAGCGGCGGCCGTCACGCTGGAGGACGTCGCGCAGGGCGTCGATTGCGTGTTGCCCGACGTCGTGCGCGTCGTGGGACAAGCGATCTTCGAGGCCGACTTTCGAGCGTGGCTGCCGCACTGCACGCTTCCGGTCCTCGTGACGCAGACGCGCGCGGACGCCGCCGTGCCCGAGGCCGTCGGACGCTACCTCGCGAGTACGCTCGTGAACGCGCGCTTGGAGTTGCTGCCGGGCGTCGGTCATCTTCCCATGCGCACGGAACCCGAAGCCTTCAACGCGGCCTTGCGCGCGTTCATGGCGCGCTCCTCGCGCTCCTGA
- the tmpR gene encoding bifunctional dihydropteridine reductase/dihydrofolate reductase TmpR, with amino-acid sequence MSTLEASAVSTALVTGAARGIGRGIALGLAERGHDVAVHFRGSADDARETARRVEALGRRAILVRGDLTVPDDARRVVEEAQAALGSLGVLVNVVGNYVKKPWWETTPEEWRDMLDSNFTATFSTCCAAVPLMRAQKFGRIVNFGMAGAANLLARPGIVPYVAAKSGVVVLTKAIAKTEAPHGITANVVAPGVIETSVSQPVTDIPAGRLGTVEEVVDAVLFFVGASSYVTGQVMEVAGGWNL; translated from the coding sequence TTGAGCACGCTTGAGGCGAGCGCCGTGTCGACGGCGCTCGTGACGGGGGCCGCGCGCGGCATCGGGCGCGGCATCGCGCTCGGACTCGCCGAGCGTGGACACGACGTCGCCGTGCACTTCCGAGGCTCGGCGGACGACGCGAGGGAAACGGCGCGGCGCGTGGAGGCCCTCGGGCGGCGAGCAATTCTCGTGCGAGGCGATCTCACGGTTCCCGACGACGCGCGGCGTGTCGTGGAAGAAGCGCAGGCGGCGCTCGGCTCGCTCGGCGTGCTGGTGAACGTCGTCGGGAACTACGTGAAGAAGCCGTGGTGGGAGACGACGCCCGAGGAGTGGCGAGACATGCTCGACTCGAACTTCACGGCGACCTTCTCGACGTGCTGCGCGGCCGTGCCGCTCATGCGCGCGCAGAAGTTCGGGCGCATCGTGAACTTCGGCATGGCGGGCGCCGCCAACTTGCTCGCGCGGCCGGGCATCGTGCCGTACGTCGCGGCGAAGAGCGGCGTGGTGGTCCTCACGAAGGCGATCGCGAAGACGGAGGCGCCGCACGGCATCACCGCAAACGTCGTCGCGCCCGGCGTGATCGAGACGTCCGTGTCGCAACCCGTGACGGACATCCCGGCGGGGCGGCTCGGAACGGTGGAGGAAGTCGTCGACGCCGTGCTGTTCTTCGTGGGCGCGAGTTCGTACGTGACGGGACAGGTGATGGAAGTCGCGGGCGGCTGGAACTTGTAG
- the pyrF gene encoding orotidine-5'-phosphate decarboxylase → MTFADTLTQRVLEVNSRLCLGLDPRIDAYRDFAHLKAHTLDVLEACADLVACMKPQLAFYEALGLDGLLLLEEVCATARTLGLPVVLDGKRGDIGSTATAYARAWLSGAHAGDALTVNPYLGFETLTPFVDVARREGGAIFVLVRTSNPGSADLQDGGVAEKVAREVARLGEEDGGDWSCVGAVVGATHPGELAAFRQLMPKALLLLPGLGVQGARASELAPAFRSGGLGAVVNASRGIQYAGGLDVQASVRAARAFRDELNATWS, encoded by the coding sequence ATGACCTTCGCCGACACCCTCACGCAACGCGTTCTCGAAGTGAACTCACGCTTGTGCCTCGGGCTCGATCCTCGAATCGACGCTTACCGCGACTTCGCCCACTTGAAAGCGCACACCCTCGACGTGCTGGAAGCCTGCGCCGACCTCGTGGCCTGCATGAAGCCGCAACTCGCCTTTTACGAGGCGCTCGGGCTCGACGGCCTGCTCCTGTTGGAGGAAGTGTGCGCGACCGCGAGGACGCTCGGGTTGCCCGTCGTCCTCGACGGGAAGCGCGGCGACATCGGCTCGACGGCGACCGCGTACGCGCGGGCGTGGTTGAGCGGCGCGCACGCGGGGGACGCCTTGACGGTGAATCCCTACCTCGGCTTCGAGACCTTGACGCCCTTCGTGGACGTCGCGCGGCGCGAAGGCGGCGCGATCTTCGTGCTCGTGCGGACCAGCAACCCCGGCAGCGCGGATCTGCAGGACGGCGGCGTCGCCGAGAAGGTCGCGCGCGAAGTCGCGCGACTGGGCGAGGAGGACGGCGGTGACTGGTCGTGCGTCGGCGCCGTCGTGGGAGCCACGCATCCTGGCGAACTCGCCGCCTTTCGCCAACTCATGCCCAAGGCGCTCTTGCTGCTGCCCGGCCTCGGCGTGCAGGGTGCCCGCGCGTCCGAACTCGCGCCCGCCTTTCGGTCCGGCGGGCTCGGCGCGGTCGTGAACGCGAGCCGTGGCATTCAGTACGCGGGCGGGCTCGACGTGCAGGCGAGCGTGCGCGCCGCGCGGGCCTTCCGCGACGAGCTCAACGCCACCTGGTCGTGA
- the paaC gene encoding 1,2-phenylacetyl-CoA epoxidase subunit PaaC, with the protein MTTLEEALIAKLTGLADDELVLSHRNAEWVGHAPILEEDIALANLAQDELGHATLWLSVRGALDGSDADRLAYFRDAAEFRSSRFVEMPRGDWAFTLLRQFLFDAYEALWLDAAKDSAHVPLRDVAQKMLREEKFHLRHTKIWVERLGLGTEESNRRTQAALDVLWPLAAQLFVEIPGEDLLLQAGYVPNLADVREKWTALVTAHLQASGLTVPTTTPPAFSRQEHSEHLAPMLREMQEVARADETALSW; encoded by the coding sequence ATGACGACCCTCGAAGAGGCGTTGATCGCCAAGCTCACGGGCCTTGCCGACGACGAACTCGTCTTGTCTCACCGTAACGCCGAGTGGGTCGGGCACGCGCCGATCCTCGAAGAGGACATCGCCTTGGCGAACCTCGCGCAAGACGAACTCGGGCACGCCACCTTGTGGCTGAGCGTGCGCGGCGCCCTCGACGGCTCGGACGCGGACCGCCTCGCCTACTTCCGCGACGCCGCCGAGTTTCGCTCGTCGCGGTTCGTGGAGATGCCGCGCGGCGACTGGGCCTTCACGCTGCTACGCCAATTCCTGTTCGACGCGTACGAAGCCTTGTGGCTCGACGCCGCCAAGGACAGCGCCCACGTACCGCTGCGAGACGTCGCTCAGAAGATGCTGCGCGAGGAGAAATTCCACCTGAGGCACACCAAGATTTGGGTGGAGCGCCTCGGCCTCGGCACCGAGGAGTCCAACCGCCGCACGCAAGCCGCCTTGGACGTCTTGTGGCCGCTCGCCGCGCAACTCTTCGTCGAGATTCCCGGCGAGGATCTCCTCCTGCAGGCGGGCTACGTGCCGAACCTCGCGGACGTGCGCGAGAAGTGGACGGCCCTCGTCACGGCACATCTGCAAGCGTCGGGCCTCACCGTTCCCACGACGACTCCGCCCGCGTTCTCGCGCCAAGAGCACAGCGAGCACCTCGCGCCGATGCTGCGTGAAATGCAGGAAGTGGCCCGCGCCGACGAAACGGCTCTCTCTTGGTGA
- a CDS encoding phenylacetic acid degradation protein translates to MTTETQWPRWEVFKQDTPSKPHQAVGSVHAADAQHALVTARTVFVRRPSAVSLWVVPADAIFAKTAEELQSREAPSEAPSPLAERPSPFLAFRKTSHKRSMTFVDFAGQVDAVSPEEALDLARERFADGVALAWWIVPLGDVTKSDDDADTIESWFAPAKDKTYRQQSSYGVIGSHVSKHKQGRATE, encoded by the coding sequence ATGACAACCGAAACGCAGTGGCCACGCTGGGAAGTCTTCAAGCAAGACACGCCCTCCAAACCTCACCAAGCGGTCGGCAGCGTTCACGCCGCCGATGCTCAGCACGCCCTCGTGACCGCCCGCACGGTCTTCGTGCGCCGTCCCAGCGCCGTCAGCTTGTGGGTGGTGCCCGCTGACGCCATCTTCGCCAAGACGGCGGAGGAACTGCAGAGTCGAGAAGCGCCCAGCGAAGCACCTTCGCCGCTCGCCGAGCGGCCTTCGCCCTTCCTCGCCTTTCGCAAGACCAGCCACAAGCGGTCCATGACCTTCGTGGACTTCGCCGGACAGGTGGACGCCGTCAGTCCCGAGGAAGCTTTGGACCTCGCGCGCGAACGCTTCGCCGACGGAGTCGCGCTCGCGTGGTGGATCGTGCCCCTGGGCGACGTCACGAAGAGCGACGACGACGCGGACACCATCGAGAGCTGGTTCGCGCCCGCCAAGGACAAGACGTACCGCCAGCAATCGAGTTACGGCGTGATCGGCTCGCACGTCAGCAAGCACAAACAGGGGAGGGCGACCGAATGA
- a CDS encoding Crp/Fnr family transcriptional regulator, translating to MNYPSLVWHLKRTELFADLELAELERVAAATPYRNYEPGQVIYRMDDPADALYFVRSGLVKISKLFPNGKEAILGVVGQHDTFGELLLEPEERRPTQAEAIEDTRLIVLPRHELQRLLERKPALAMKLIRLMAARFFEAQAWTAEVNAYSAPERVASLLYRLAREFGKPHPQGTELSLKLNQEDIARMVGATRETVSHSLGKLKAMGAIVRPRTPMIVKIDLLRDYVEG from the coding sequence ATGAATTACCCCAGTTTGGTTTGGCACCTGAAGCGTACAGAGTTGTTCGCCGACTTGGAACTCGCCGAACTGGAGCGGGTGGCGGCCGCTACCCCCTACCGCAACTACGAGCCGGGCCAAGTCATCTACCGCATGGACGACCCGGCGGACGCGTTGTACTTCGTGCGCAGCGGCCTCGTGAAGATCAGCAAGCTCTTTCCGAACGGCAAGGAGGCGATTCTCGGCGTGGTCGGGCAGCACGACACCTTCGGCGAACTGCTGCTCGAGCCCGAAGAACGCCGCCCCACCCAAGCCGAGGCGATCGAGGACACGCGCCTCATCGTGCTGCCGCGCCACGAGTTGCAGCGTTTGTTGGAGCGCAAGCCCGCCCTCGCCATGAAGCTCATCCGTCTGATGGCGGCGCGCTTTTTCGAAGCGCAGGCGTGGACGGCCGAAGTGAACGCGTACAGCGCGCCCGAGCGTGTCGCGAGCTTGCTGTACCGCTTGGCGCGCGAGTTCGGCAAGCCGCATCCGCAAGGCACCGAACTCAGCCTCAAGCTCAATCAGGAAGACATCGCGCGCATGGTCGGCGCGACGCGCGAAACGGTCAGCCACAGCCTCGGCAAGCTCAAGGCGATGGGAGCGATCGTGCGGCCCCGCACGCCGATGATCGTCAAGATCGACTTGCTGCGCGATTACGTGGAAGGCTGA
- a CDS encoding NUDIX domain-containing protein translates to MDKPVVCVGALVKGPSGKWLIARTTKWRGHWGVPGGKVEYGEPFEAAVKREFREEVGLTLRDARFAQLQEAVLSPEFHKEAHFVLVDFLAETNDETVTPNEEIVEWAWVDLRAALTFDLNTYTRTLVEYALEHA, encoded by the coding sequence GTGGATAAGCCGGTCGTATGCGTCGGCGCGCTCGTGAAGGGGCCGAGCGGGAAGTGGCTCATCGCGCGAACGACGAAGTGGCGCGGCCACTGGGGCGTCCCGGGCGGGAAGGTCGAGTACGGCGAGCCTTTCGAGGCGGCCGTGAAGCGTGAATTTCGGGAGGAAGTCGGCTTGACGCTGCGCGACGCTCGCTTCGCGCAACTGCAAGAAGCAGTCTTGAGCCCGGAGTTTCACAAGGAGGCGCACTTCGTCCTCGTGGACTTCCTCGCCGAAACGAACGACGAGACGGTGACGCCGAACGAGGAGATCGTGGAGTGGGCGTGGGTGGACTTGCGAGCCGCCTTGACGTTCGACCTCAACACCTACACGAGGACGCTCGTGGAGTACGCTCTTGAGCACGCTTGA
- a CDS encoding ABC transporter permease — protein MSPSWFARRLLLALFAAFGVVVLVFTLIRLVPGDVVTQLIGIEGNVSAEGQAELRRLFGLDRPLPVQFAAWFGDLVRGDLGTSLRTDRPVLQDLLLRFPVTLQLTLMAMLFALVVAVPLGVVAARARGKFADFASSTFVLIGLAAPEFWLAILFILLFSVQWGVFPPSGFVPITESLGSNLWHMFMPALALSLSFAAAITRIVRSSLLEVLSLDYVRTARAKGLAERRVLYRHAMRNALIPVVTVIGLQFGNLLGGAVIVEQIFGLPGIGRFALEGINLRDYPVVQGAVLWIAVSFVLVNVVVDVLYALIDRRVVYS, from the coding sequence TTGAGTCCGAGCTGGTTCGCGCGGCGCTTGCTGCTCGCCCTGTTCGCGGCGTTCGGCGTGGTCGTCTTGGTGTTCACGCTCATCCGCCTCGTGCCCGGCGACGTCGTCACGCAGCTCATCGGAATCGAAGGCAACGTCTCGGCCGAAGGCCAAGCGGAGCTTCGGCGCTTGTTCGGCCTCGATCGACCGCTGCCCGTGCAGTTCGCCGCGTGGTTCGGCGACCTCGTGCGCGGCGACCTCGGCACGTCGCTGCGCACGGACCGTCCCGTGTTGCAAGACTTGCTGCTGCGCTTCCCGGTGACGCTGCAACTCACCCTCATGGCGATGCTGTTCGCCTTGGTCGTCGCCGTGCCGCTCGGCGTCGTGGCCGCGCGGGCGCGAGGAAAGTTCGCCGACTTCGCGTCGAGCACCTTCGTCCTGATCGGCCTCGCCGCGCCCGAATTCTGGCTCGCCATCTTGTTCATCTTGCTCTTCTCGGTGCAGTGGGGCGTCTTTCCGCCGAGCGGTTTCGTGCCGATCACCGAGAGCCTCGGCAGCAACTTGTGGCACATGTTCATGCCCGCCCTCGCGTTGTCGCTGAGCTTCGCCGCCGCCATCACGCGCATCGTGCGCTCCAGCCTCCTCGAAGTCCTGTCGCTCGACTACGTGCGCACCGCGCGCGCCAAAGGACTCGCCGAGCGGCGCGTGCTGTACCGCCACGCGATGCGCAACGCCCTCATTCCCGTCGTGACCGTCATCGGGTTGCAGTTCGGCAACCTGCTCGGCGGCGCGGTCATCGTCGAGCAGATCTTCGGCTTGCCCGGCATCGGCCGCTTCGCCCTCGAAGGCATCAACTTGCGCGATTATCCCGTCGTTCAAGGCGCGGTGCTGTGGATCGCCGTGAGCTTCGTTCTCGTGAATGTCGTCGTGGACGTTTTGTACGCCCTCATCGACCGACGCGTGGTGTACTCTTGA
- a CDS encoding cupin domain-containing protein has translation MEKLSVDFSSASSFRALPATVGMLTFTAGTRLPAQGVSVHAQDEVSFILKGELRATSGGESWTLREGDVTLIPAGEEHWADVVSDVTLCYVLLERPTERNAP, from the coding sequence ATGGAGAAACTCAGCGTCGACTTCTCGTCGGCTTCCTCGTTTCGTGCGTTGCCCGCCACGGTCGGCATGTTGACCTTCACGGCCGGGACGCGTCTGCCCGCGCAGGGCGTGAGCGTACACGCGCAAGACGAAGTTTCGTTCATCCTGAAAGGCGAGTTGCGAGCCACCTCGGGCGGCGAGTCGTGGACGCTGCGTGAAGGTGACGTCACCCTCATTCCGGCGGGCGAGGAGCATTGGGCGGACGTCGTGTCGGACGTGACGCTGTGCTACGTGCTGCTGGAGCGGCCTACCGAGAGGAACGCTCCTTGA
- a CDS encoding CDP-alcohol phosphatidyltransferase family protein, which translates to MSDVKTPGLRETRKQRPGVEVLNEFVYRPLAQLLVPPLAKLKVPPEAVVMFHTGLGLMAARQIARGERVRPALLLQVKTVLDNADGQLARATSKTSAVGRYLDTEMDTVVNAAMLLAMDRRLGLPALALQGLILTADFLLEKGYREARGEVFRPEPKLGSDGPLLNTLRSVYDVWFVPQEKVLTKVFERRFRMVDGRDEDRGTYHPRFATHVAANLGLTTQLAFAGALIALGKPRWYLASLPLQALVLLGVQAAREQAVRGRRG; encoded by the coding sequence ATGTCCGATGTGAAGACGCCCGGGCTTCGCGAAACGCGCAAGCAGCGGCCGGGCGTGGAAGTCCTCAACGAGTTCGTGTACCGACCGCTCGCGCAGCTCCTCGTGCCGCCTCTCGCGAAGCTGAAGGTGCCGCCCGAGGCGGTCGTGATGTTCCACACGGGCCTCGGTCTGATGGCGGCGAGGCAGATCGCGCGCGGAGAGCGCGTTCGTCCCGCGCTGCTGCTTCAAGTCAAGACGGTCCTCGACAACGCCGACGGACAACTGGCGCGCGCGACGAGCAAGACGAGCGCGGTGGGGCGCTACCTCGACACGGAGATGGACACGGTCGTGAACGCCGCGATGCTGCTCGCGATGGATCGCCGCCTCGGCCTGCCCGCCCTCGCCTTGCAAGGATTGATCCTCACGGCGGACTTCCTGCTGGAGAAGGGGTACCGGGAAGCGCGCGGCGAGGTGTTTCGGCCCGAACCGAAGCTCGGCAGCGACGGCCCGCTTCTGAACACCTTGAGGAGCGTGTACGACGTGTGGTTCGTGCCTCAGGAGAAGGTGCTGACGAAGGTGTTCGAACGCCGCTTTCGGATGGTCGACGGACGCGATGAGGACCGGGGAACGTACCACCCGAGGTTCGCTACGCACGTCGCCGCGAACCTCGGGTTGACGACGCAACTCGCGTTCGCGGGCGCGCTGATCGCGCTTGGCAAGCCGAGGTGGTACCTGGCGTCGCTGCCGCTTCAAGCGCTCGTGCTGCTCGGCGTGCAAGCCGCGCGGGAACAGGCCGTGCGAGGACGCCGTGGATAA
- a CDS encoding DNA-3-methyladenine glycosylase family protein, whose amino-acid sequence MTPDSTSAATDHLRRDPVFALVIERVGELAPLPPASSPFASLVRSVIGQQVSVKAADAIERRVRELAPNLAPHELAALPHEALRGAGLSNAKVRTVHELAHRTETGVLDIGALEGASEEDVIAALSSIPGIGRWTAEMFLLFALGRPDVFSWGDGGIRRAVKALYGEDAGPEVSEAWRPYRSLASRYLWRFLS is encoded by the coding sequence ATGACGCCCGATTCGACTTCCGCCGCAACGGACCATCTTCGCCGAGATCCCGTCTTCGCGCTCGTGATCGAACGCGTCGGGGAACTGGCGCCCTTGCCGCCCGCTTCCTCACCGTTCGCGTCGCTCGTCCGCAGCGTGATCGGACAGCAAGTCAGCGTGAAGGCCGCCGACGCGATCGAGCGGCGCGTGCGCGAACTCGCGCCGAACCTCGCGCCGCACGAGTTGGCCGCGCTGCCGCACGAAGCGTTGCGTGGAGCGGGCTTGTCGAACGCGAAGGTTCGAACGGTCCACGAACTCGCCCACCGCACCGAGACGGGGGTGCTGGACATCGGCGCCCTCGAAGGCGCGTCCGAGGAGGACGTGATCGCCGCCTTGTCGAGCATTCCTGGCATCGGCCGCTGGACGGCGGAGATGTTCTTGTTGTTCGCGCTGGGTCGGCCCGACGTCTTCTCGTGGGGAGACGGCGGCATCCGGCGGGCCGTGAAGGCGTTGTACGGCGAGGACGCCGGCCCGGAAGTGAGCGAGGCGTGGCGACCATACCGTTCGTTGGCGTCGCGCTACTTGTGGCGCTTCTTGTCCTGA
- the paaD gene encoding 1,2-phenylacetyl-CoA epoxidase subunit PaaD, which produces MTVMLGEDAIWNALSTIADPEIPVVNIVEMGIVREVHLDGDTVTVTMTPTFSGCPALHVMRDDISRTVRSLGLSPRVETVLSPPWSTDWITSEAKGKLEKYGIAPPAPASGTLITLDEDLVRCPKCGSFDTTVKNTFGPTLCKTIHVCNACKEPFEAFKSL; this is translated from the coding sequence ATGACCGTGATGCTCGGCGAAGACGCCATTTGGAACGCCCTCTCGACGATCGCCGACCCGGAGATTCCCGTGGTCAACATCGTCGAGATGGGCATCGTGCGCGAAGTCCACCTCGACGGGGACACGGTGACCGTCACGATGACGCCGACTTTCAGCGGTTGCCCCGCCCTGCACGTCATGCGCGACGACATCTCGCGGACGGTTCGATCGCTGGGTCTCTCGCCCCGCGTCGAGACCGTGCTGTCGCCGCCGTGGTCCACCGATTGGATCACGTCCGAAGCCAAAGGCAAGCTGGAAAAGTACGGCATCGCTCCGCCCGCGCCCGCGTCGGGCACTTTGATCACCCTCGACGAGGACCTCGTGCGCTGCCCGAAGTGCGGCTCGTTCGACACCACCGTGAAGAACACCTTCGGTCCGACGCTGTGCAAGACGATTCACGTCTGCAACGCCTGCAAGGAGCCTTTCGAGGCGTTCAAGAGCTTGTGA
- a CDS encoding XdhC family protein has translation MERSETRQLVEAAHEAKRLGQRVALATVVRVRGNAYRRAGASMLVREDGAQACMLSGGCLEPEVVESALDVIASGERSLRHYDLSEDTLWSLGIGCGGNVDILVERVTGDDVLEAWLSVLERGESAVLVTPLTGAQGHLLVSSSGPPLGMLTRRGDVALGLMEAATRHARSLLAQAEAYSGAATVSAEEFGEADLFFGVHQQSAKLVLFGAGHDAIPLARLGDEFGYDVHVVDAREAYLTRGRFPAATRHLLAPEEFEDAVTSGALTFDARTSAVVMNHHLARDRETLRVLLTLPAGYVGVLGPRTRFERMLDELRSEGFTPTSEALARTRSPVGLHVGAETPEEVALSVVAELMALRRGYEGGFLSGHAGKIHALPETSSVT, from the coding sequence ATGGAACGCTCGGAGACGCGGCAACTCGTGGAAGCCGCACACGAAGCCAAAAGGCTGGGTCAACGCGTCGCGCTCGCGACCGTGGTGCGCGTGCGCGGCAACGCCTACCGCCGTGCGGGCGCGTCCATGCTGGTGCGTGAGGACGGCGCGCAAGCTTGCATGCTGTCGGGCGGGTGCCTGGAGCCGGAAGTCGTGGAGTCCGCCCTGGACGTCATCGCGAGCGGCGAGCGCTCCTTGCGTCACTACGACTTGAGCGAGGACACCCTTTGGAGCCTCGGCATCGGCTGTGGCGGCAACGTCGACATCCTCGTGGAGCGCGTCACGGGCGACGACGTCCTCGAAGCATGGTTGAGCGTGCTGGAGCGCGGAGAGAGCGCCGTGCTCGTCACACCCCTGACAGGCGCTCAAGGACACTTGCTCGTCTCCTCGAGCGGCCCTCCGCTCGGAATGTTAACGCGGCGCGGCGACGTCGCCCTCGGCTTGATGGAGGCGGCTACGCGGCACGCTCGCTCCCTGCTCGCCCAAGCCGAGGCGTACAGCGGCGCGGCAACCGTGTCCGCCGAGGAGTTCGGCGAAGCAGACTTGTTCTTCGGCGTGCATCAGCAAAGCGCGAAGCTCGTGTTGTTCGGCGCGGGGCACGACGCGATTCCGCTCGCACGGCTCGGCGACGAGTTCGGGTACGACGTGCACGTCGTGGACGCCCGCGAAGCCTACCTGACGCGCGGACGCTTTCCGGCCGCCACGCGCCACCTGCTCGCTCCCGAGGAGTTCGAGGACGCCGTGACGAGCGGCGCTCTGACCTTCGACGCGCGCACGTCGGCCGTCGTGATGAACCATCATCTCGCGCGCGACCGCGAGACGTTGCGCGTCCTGCTGACCTTACCCGCCGGGTACGTCGGCGTGCTCGGCCCGAGGACGCGCTTCGAGCGCATGCTGGACGAGTTGCGAAGCGAAGGATTCACGCCGACGTCCGAGGCCCTCGCGCGCACGCGAAGCCCGGTCGGTCTTCACGTCGGCGCGGAGACGCCCGAGGAAGTCGCCTTGAGCGTCGTCGCCGAGTTGATGGCGCTGCGGCGCGGATACGAAGGCGGCTTTTTGAGCGGGCACGCCGGGAAGATTCACGCGCTGCCGGAAACGTCGAGCGTCACGTGA